From one Macellibacteroides fermentans genomic stretch:
- a CDS encoding cation transporter yields MKRIVFILVCTFCVLSTVFAQDVKKKKESATFFIEAMDCDHCVKKIEKNIAFEKGVTDLKCDLSTRTVVVTYRADKTSATRLVSAFKKIEMDAVPVDDGAGCAVPVKKEDGKHKH; encoded by the coding sequence ATGAAAAGAATTGTTTTTATTCTCGTATGTACCTTTTGTGTACTGAGTACTGTTTTTGCACAAGATGTAAAAAAGAAAAAAGAGTCGGCCACTTTCTTCATTGAAGCAATGGATTGCGATCATTGTGTAAAGAAAATAGAAAAGAACATTGCCTTCGAAAAGGGGGTGACAGATTTGAAATGCGATTTATCTACGCGTACAGTCGTTGTAACTTACAGAGCTGATAAAACATCGGCCACCCGTTTGGTATCGGCATTTAAAAAGATTGAGATGGATGCTGTTCCAGTAGATGATGGAGCCGGATGTGCTGTTCCTGTTAAAAAAGAAGACGGAAAGCATAAGCATTAA
- a CDS encoding TonB-dependent receptor → MLKQVYFLLCMMLIPTGLLADGVVKGHVYDENKQPVIGANVYWEGTQEGTTTDLQGFFTLKSKGPEANLVTSYIGYQTVAVAVKDSKEPLVIVLKGEVSLDEVVVSERKVATISSRTSVLQTQKITYDELCRAACCNLAESFETNPSVDVSYSDASTGARQIKLLGLSGTYVQMLTENYPNFRGASSLYGLDYVPGAWMESIQVSKGTSSVKNGYEALAGQINVEFKKPQTADIFSANLFASDAGRYEANTDASWHINDKLSTGLLVHYSNDKMSHDDNGDGFLDTPLKEQVNLMNRWSYNSGSYVAQYGGRFLHESRIGGQDTHHGGMVNPYVIDLNTNRAELFTKQAYILDKEKVESVALILSGSYHEQKSIYDITPYNIYQNNVYASLMYEKEFSHAHSLSTGLSLNYDGFNENLVLNNRWTPYNRSEVVSGAYAQYTYNLNDKFILLAGIRADYSEKYDFFVTPRVHIKYNPFDWFHVRASVGKGYRTANVLAENNFLLASSRKMRIAENLDQEEAWNTGLNLSFYIPIAGKELTLNGEWYYTDFNKQVVVDVDSNPHEVSFYNLEGSSYSNSFQLEATYPFFRGFTLTAAYRYTDAQTDYRNEAGLIYRMKKPLVSDYKGLLTASYQTPLKKWQFDVTSQFNGGGRMPLPDTTHPLWDSKFKDYTVVNAQVTRFFRRWSVYVGSENLFDFTQDTPIIDASNPRGDNFDGSMIYGPVHGRKIYAGIRFNIARD, encoded by the coding sequence ATGTTGAAACAAGTATATTTTTTACTTTGTATGATGCTTATTCCGACAGGATTACTGGCGGATGGTGTCGTAAAAGGTCATGTTTATGATGAAAACAAACAACCTGTAATAGGAGCAAATGTTTATTGGGAAGGCACACAGGAAGGTACAACAACCGACTTACAAGGGTTCTTTACCTTAAAGAGTAAAGGACCTGAAGCCAATCTGGTAACAAGTTATATTGGTTACCAAACCGTAGCTGTTGCGGTAAAAGACAGTAAAGAACCTTTGGTTATTGTGTTAAAAGGAGAGGTCTCCTTAGACGAGGTAGTGGTAAGTGAACGCAAGGTGGCTACAATTTCAAGTAGAACAAGTGTGCTTCAAACCCAGAAAATAACTTATGATGAGTTGTGTAGAGCTGCCTGTTGTAATCTGGCCGAAAGTTTTGAAACTAATCCATCGGTAGATGTCTCTTATAGCGATGCTTCCACGGGAGCGCGTCAGATCAAATTATTAGGTTTATCCGGCACTTATGTACAGATGCTTACCGAAAATTATCCAAATTTCAGAGGAGCCTCTTCTCTTTATGGATTGGATTATGTCCCGGGCGCCTGGATGGAGAGTATCCAGGTATCTAAAGGAACCTCATCTGTAAAGAATGGTTACGAGGCATTGGCAGGGCAGATTAACGTGGAATTTAAGAAGCCGCAGACGGCCGATATTTTCTCTGCTAATCTTTTTGCCAGTGATGCCGGAAGATATGAAGCAAATACTGATGCATCCTGGCATATAAACGATAAGCTGTCCACAGGTTTGTTGGTGCATTACTCCAACGATAAAATGTCGCATGATGATAATGGGGATGGTTTTCTGGATACACCCTTAAAAGAGCAGGTAAATCTGATGAACCGGTGGAGCTATAATTCGGGCTCGTATGTGGCTCAATATGGCGGACGTTTCTTGCACGAAAGCAGAATAGGTGGTCAGGATACGCATCACGGCGGCATGGTTAATCCCTATGTAATTGATCTGAACACCAACCGGGCCGAGCTGTTTACCAAACAGGCCTATATTTTAGATAAAGAGAAGGTTGAGAGTGTAGCACTGATTCTTTCGGGCTCATATCACGAACAAAAGTCCATCTATGACATTACTCCCTATAATATTTATCAGAATAATGTGTATGCCAGCCTGATGTATGAAAAGGAATTCTCGCATGCACACAGTCTGAGCACCGGATTGAGTTTGAATTACGATGGATTTAATGAAAACCTGGTACTAAATAACAGATGGACACCCTACAACAGAAGCGAAGTGGTGTCTGGAGCATATGCACAATATACCTATAATCTGAACGATAAATTCATTCTGCTGGCAGGTATCCGCGCCGATTACAGTGAAAAATACGATTTCTTTGTAACACCCCGTGTACACATTAAGTACAATCCATTCGATTGGTTTCATGTACGCGCTTCGGTGGGAAAGGGATATCGAACGGCCAACGTGCTTGCCGAAAATAACTTTCTGTTGGCCAGCAGTCGCAAAATGCGTATTGCCGAAAACCTGGATCAGGAAGAGGCATGGAATACAGGTTTAAATCTTTCATTCTATATCCCGATTGCCGGGAAGGAACTTACATTGAATGGGGAATGGTATTACACGGATTTTAATAAACAAGTGGTAGTGGATGTGGATAGCAATCCCCACGAGGTAAGTTTTTATAATCTGGAAGGATCTTCCTATTCAAATAGTTTCCAGCTGGAAGCTACCTATCCGTTTTTCCGTGGTTTCACCCTTACGGCCGCCTATAGGTATACCGATGCCCAAACCGACTATCGCAACGAAGCTGGTTTGATTTACAGAATGAAGAAGCCTTTGGTGAGTGATTATAAGGGATTGTTAACAGCTTCGTATCAAACCCCGCTAAAAAAATGGCAGTTTGATGTTACTTCTCAATTTAACGGAGGAGGAAGAATGCCGTTACCGGATACCACCCATCCGTTGTGGGATAGTAAATTTAAGGATTACACGGTTGTAAATGCACAGGTTACCCGTTTCTTCCGCAGATGGTCCGTTTATGTGGGCAGCGAGAACCTGTTTGACTTTACACAGGATACTCCGATAATAGATGCTTCTAATCCACGAGGTGATAATTTTGATGGCTCAATGATTTACGGTCCGGTACACGGACGAAAGATCTATGCCGGAATCCGTTTTAATATTGCAAGAGATTGA
- a CDS encoding glycoside hydrolase family 10 protein encodes MKRYLYIALLSLIGLMLRAEVPSPKHEIRAVWLTTIYGLDWPQKPATTEYGRKMQQQELCQILDRLKEANFNMVFVQVRMRGDVIYKSAIEPASKTFSGKYGVMPGYDPLAFVIEECHKRGMECHAWMVTFPVGTDKIVKEQGRNSVVKRMPSLCKRFNGEWYLDPGVPGTDQYILSLVKEIVNGYDVDGIHFDYIRYPEEAKKFPDRAAYNKSGKGMPLDEWRRSNITRMVSMIYDWIKGVKPWIQVSSSPLGKYSRIPKVPNAGWTAYESVYQDPGKWLQQGKHDMVVPMMYYKFDNFFPFVDNWVEISNGRIVVPGLGAYRMDKKEADWEKNDITDQIDYSRYYGGAGCSFFRCANVLDNTKGIYDELKNVYYKFPAQLPPLKWLDDAVPEAPAEIKVRKENNELELTWDVPEGKSDSLSYTVYYAINDSVDTQTSSHMLATGVRGNSFRLPLTDEIERMYSFCVTSSTRYRIESKPSKETIYYLLPYEK; translated from the coding sequence ATGAAAAGATATCTATATATTGCTTTATTATCACTTATTGGATTAATGCTTCGGGCGGAGGTGCCTTCACCCAAACACGAAATAAGGGCGGTCTGGCTTACGACCATTTATGGACTCGACTGGCCACAGAAGCCTGCGACGACCGAGTACGGACGGAAGATGCAACAACAGGAATTATGCCAGATACTGGATCGTTTGAAAGAAGCTAATTTCAATATGGTATTTGTTCAGGTTCGTATGCGTGGAGATGTTATCTATAAATCGGCTATCGAGCCCGCCTCGAAAACATTTTCGGGAAAATATGGAGTGATGCCCGGCTATGATCCGTTGGCTTTTGTTATTGAAGAGTGCCATAAAAGAGGAATGGAATGTCACGCCTGGATGGTTACTTTTCCGGTAGGAACTGATAAAATAGTAAAAGAACAAGGCCGCAACTCGGTGGTTAAACGGATGCCCTCACTCTGCAAGCGATTTAACGGCGAGTGGTACCTCGATCCGGGTGTACCTGGAACAGATCAATATATTCTTTCTCTAGTAAAGGAAATAGTGAATGGATACGATGTGGATGGGATTCATTTTGATTATATACGCTATCCAGAAGAGGCTAAGAAGTTTCCCGACAGGGCAGCTTATAATAAATCAGGTAAGGGAATGCCTTTAGACGAGTGGCGCCGTTCCAATATTACCCGGATGGTATCCATGATTTATGATTGGATAAAGGGAGTGAAGCCCTGGATTCAGGTTAGCAGTTCTCCTTTAGGCAAATACAGCCGTATTCCGAAAGTACCCAATGCGGGTTGGACTGCTTACGAAAGTGTTTATCAAGATCCCGGAAAATGGTTGCAACAGGGAAAGCACGATATGGTGGTGCCAATGATGTATTATAAGTTTGATAATTTTTTCCCGTTTGTAGATAATTGGGTAGAGATTAGCAACGGGCGGATTGTTGTGCCCGGGTTAGGAGCTTACCGGATGGACAAAAAGGAAGCCGACTGGGAAAAAAATGATATTACCGATCAGATTGACTATAGCAGATATTACGGTGGAGCCGGGTGTTCGTTTTTCCGTTGTGCAAACGTGTTGGACAATACCAAGGGTATTTACGACGAACTTAAGAATGTATACTATAAGTTTCCCGCCCAGCTTCCTCCGCTCAAATGGTTGGATGATGCTGTTCCGGAGGCTCCTGCAGAGATCAAAGTTCGCAAAGAAAATAACGAGCTGGAGCTTACCTGGGATGTGCCCGAAGGTAAGAGTGATTCTTTATCTTACACTGTTTATTATGCGATTAATGATTCTGTGGACACCCAAACATCATCTCATATGCTGGCTACCGGAGTAAGAGGAAATTCCTTCCGGTTACCGCTTACAGATGAAATAGAGAGAATGTATTCATTCTGTGTTACCTCTTCTACCCGTTATCGGATAGAGAGCAAACCTTCGAAAGAAACTATTTATTATTTGCTTCCGTACGAAAAATAA
- a CDS encoding serine hydrolase domain-containing protein, producing the protein MKTRTSLFIVLVSLLSIYVCSAQQPYVAKLDSLIKLIRNNDKGMGSISVFKDGKEIYGNAYGFANVEKSLKANKETRYRIGSISKVYTASIIMKLSEQGKLSTNDLLSRYYPQIKNADKITIEQLLRHRSGIFNFTNLPDYLQWNTSVFSKQKMLEKLAALGSDFEPGSKYQYSNSNYILLSLIAEDAGGKSYNELLNDFILKPCGLTHTRIFGSINPEKNEASSYRYLPVATPQNSHWALESETDPSVPLGAGFLLSTPSDMNRFIWGLQEGKIVKAETLKMMTTMQDGYGLGLSPYRFGLEQGYGHGGSIDGFQSTLFIIPGLDLSVAITSNGTVYPLNNIAIDIMRIVTGDPTYTFPAFGNLLEVSEGDLQKLSGNYSSPELPIKLRIFVDKGVLHGQGAGQPAFPLECFDTNKFRFEMAGIIMHFNPESNTMILKQGGKDFTFTKE; encoded by the coding sequence ATGAAAACACGCACCAGCCTTTTTATTGTCCTTGTAAGTCTTTTAAGTATATATGTTTGTAGTGCCCAACAACCTTATGTTGCCAAGCTTGACAGCCTTATTAAGCTGATCCGGAATAATGATAAAGGCATGGGAAGTATTTCTGTTTTCAAAGATGGAAAAGAAATCTATGGAAATGCATATGGATTTGCCAACGTAGAGAAATCGCTCAAAGCAAATAAAGAAACGCGGTATAGAATAGGATCCATCAGCAAAGTGTATACGGCCAGTATAATCATGAAGCTTTCTGAGCAAGGGAAATTGTCTACCAACGACCTGTTAAGTCGTTATTACCCCCAGATAAAAAATGCAGATAAAATCACGATCGAACAACTATTGCGTCACCGTAGCGGAATATTCAATTTTACCAATCTACCTGATTACTTACAATGGAATACTTCTGTATTCAGTAAGCAGAAGATGTTGGAAAAACTGGCGGCTTTAGGAAGTGATTTTGAACCCGGATCCAAATATCAGTATTCAAACTCGAACTACATCCTTTTATCTTTAATTGCCGAGGATGCAGGTGGTAAATCTTACAACGAGCTATTGAATGATTTTATTCTCAAACCATGTGGACTAACCCATACACGCATATTCGGATCAATCAATCCGGAAAAGAATGAAGCATCTTCTTACAGATATCTGCCGGTTGCGACACCTCAAAACTCGCATTGGGCTCTGGAATCGGAAACAGACCCCAGTGTTCCTTTAGGTGCAGGATTCCTTTTATCGACACCATCGGATATGAACCGGTTTATTTGGGGATTACAGGAGGGCAAAATAGTTAAAGCGGAGACACTTAAAATGATGACTACAATGCAGGATGGATATGGTCTGGGATTGTCTCCATATAGATTCGGACTAGAACAGGGCTATGGACACGGAGGAAGTATAGATGGATTCCAATCAACTTTATTTATTATTCCCGGACTAGACCTTTCAGTGGCTATTACATCCAATGGCACTGTCTATCCTCTTAACAATATAGCTATTGATATCATGCGTATTGTTACCGGCGACCCGACCTATACCTTTCCGGCATTCGGTAACCTTTTAGAGGTAAGTGAAGGCGACCTTCAAAAACTTTCCGGGAACTACAGCAGTCCGGAACTACCTATCAAGCTCAGGATATTTGTAGATAAAGGTGTGCTACATGGCCAGGGAGCTGGTCAGCCAGCCTTTCCTTTGGAATGTTTTGACACCAATAAATTTAGGTTTGAAATGGCTGGGATCATCATGCATTTTAATCCCGAATCGAACACAATGATATTGAAGCAAGGTGGTAAAGATTTTACATTCACAAAAGAATAG
- a CDS encoding Crp/Fnr family transcriptional regulator — translation MFDIICKSPLFRGVSSQIIASELESIPYRVESYKAKDLVAMQGNACNHLMIVIKGLLQGQMVNDAGKLVVIEELAPPQLLAPAFLFAPKSDLPVNIIAVEDSDVLFISRNDFTTWMQKDAQVLQNFLMLISGRSRFLSDKIMFLSLKNIKNKVAEYLLGKLTDDKCSVIQLSETQQDIADFFGVTRPSLARALAEMEQEGIISIDRKTIVIHKRSVLQQLSQ, via the coding sequence ATGTTTGATATAATATGCAAATCACCCTTGTTTAGAGGTGTTTCTTCACAAATTATCGCTTCCGAGCTCGAATCCATTCCTTATCGGGTCGAATCTTATAAAGCGAAGGACCTGGTGGCTATGCAAGGAAATGCATGTAATCATTTGATGATCGTAATTAAAGGGCTTTTACAAGGTCAGATGGTAAATGATGCCGGGAAACTGGTTGTTATCGAGGAGCTGGCCCCTCCTCAGCTTTTGGCTCCTGCATTTTTGTTTGCACCTAAAAGCGATTTACCGGTAAATATCATAGCGGTTGAGGACTCTGATGTATTATTTATCTCACGGAATGATTTTACAACCTGGATGCAGAAAGATGCTCAAGTACTGCAAAATTTCTTAATGCTTATCTCCGGAAGAAGCCGTTTTCTAAGTGATAAGATAATGTTCCTTTCGCTGAAAAATATAAAGAATAAGGTGGCTGAGTACCTGTTAGGAAAGCTTACAGACGATAAATGCAGTGTAATTCAACTATCCGAAACGCAACAGGATATAGCCGACTTCTTTGGTGTAACTCGACCTTCTTTGGCACGGGCTTTAGCCGAAATGGAGCAGGAAGGTATTATTTCTATCGACCGAAAGACCATCGTAATCCATAAACGTTCGGTTTTACAACAGCTTTCGCAGTAA
- a CDS encoding ATP-binding protein — MKRTIIKIDEELCNGCGECVTGCHEGALQIIDGKAKLVNEVFCDGLGACIGDCPTGALTLEEREAEAFDEAAVEAHVTGKKKAPEVHFAPIHQGCPGSMARSFEKPAGTSMVSGSSELQQWPIQLHLLSPSAPYLRGSDLLLAADCTAFSVGDFHSKYLKGKKLAIACPKLDQGREIYINKLINMIDDNYLNTLTVMIMEVPCCSGLLQIAKEATASAIRKVPVKLIQVSVQGQVLREEWI; from the coding sequence ATGAAACGGACAATTATTAAAATAGACGAAGAATTATGTAACGGTTGCGGCGAATGTGTAACGGGTTGCCATGAAGGAGCTCTGCAGATTATCGACGGAAAAGCAAAATTGGTAAACGAAGTATTCTGCGACGGACTGGGTGCTTGTATCGGAGACTGCCCAACCGGAGCCTTAACTTTAGAAGAAAGAGAGGCTGAAGCTTTCGATGAAGCAGCAGTTGAAGCTCATGTTACCGGAAAGAAGAAAGCCCCGGAAGTACACTTCGCCCCTATTCATCAGGGTTGTCCGGGAAGCATGGCCCGTAGTTTTGAGAAACCGGCAGGAACATCAATGGTATCCGGCTCTTCCGAGTTACAACAATGGCCGATTCAACTTCATCTGTTATCTCCTTCGGCCCCTTATTTAAGAGGATCAGACTTGCTGCTGGCTGCCGATTGCACAGCTTTTTCAGTAGGTGATTTCCACAGCAAATATCTGAAAGGTAAGAAGCTGGCTATTGCTTGTCCGAAGCTGGATCAAGGTCGCGAAATCTACATAAACAAGTTAATTAACATGATTGACGACAACTATCTGAACACTCTCACGGTTATGATTATGGAGGTTCCCTGCTGCAGCGGATTACTCCAAATTGCCAAAGAGGCTACCGCCTCTGCCATCCGGAAAGTCCCCGTTAAGTTGATTCAGGTAAGTGTTCAAGGACAAGTTCTGCGTGAAGAATGGATTTGA
- the hcp gene encoding hydroxylamine reductase, with translation MDKMFCYQCQEASKGIGCTIKGVCGKDDVTANRMDLLMFVMKGIAVVAEKLRANGTPATTANHFITEGLFSTITNANFDVNSISARVTEGLKLRNDLIGKAVAAGIALPKLEELSWNGNESEYESKSASVGVLRESNEDVRSLKELVIYGLKGMAAYAEHASKLGFEEEDIYAFIQHALAATTRTDISADELTALVLETGSFGVKTMALLDKANTTSYGNPEVTKVNIGVGKNPGILISGHDLKDMEELLAQTEGTGVDVYTHSEMLPANYYPAFKKYKHFVGNYGNAWWKQREEFESFNGPILFTTNCIVPPLSGASYKDKVYTTNAAGYPGFKHVPARKEGGTKDFSEIIEVAKKCAAPTEIEHGEIIGGFAHNQVMQLAGQVVDAVKSGAIKKFVVMAGCDGRMKTRDYYSDFATQLPKDNVILTAGCAKYRYNKLPLGDINGIPRVLDAGQCNDSYSLALIALKLKEVFELQDINELPIVYNIAWYEQKAVIVLLALLSLGVKNIHLGPTLPAFLSPNVANVLVENFGISSIRTPEEDIKEWIL, from the coding sequence ATGGACAAAATGTTTTGTTATCAATGTCAGGAAGCATCCAAAGGAATAGGTTGTACAATTAAAGGTGTTTGTGGTAAAGACGATGTTACTGCCAACCGTATGGACCTGTTGATGTTCGTTATGAAAGGTATTGCCGTAGTAGCCGAAAAACTGCGTGCAAACGGAACACCGGCAACCACAGCCAACCATTTTATCACAGAGGGACTTTTCTCTACGATCACCAATGCAAACTTCGACGTAAATAGTATTTCCGCAAGAGTTACCGAAGGATTGAAACTACGTAACGATTTAATTGGAAAAGCAGTTGCTGCCGGCATCGCCCTTCCTAAGCTGGAAGAGTTAAGCTGGAACGGAAACGAAAGCGAATACGAAAGCAAATCTGCCTCTGTAGGTGTACTACGTGAAAGCAATGAAGACGTAAGATCTTTAAAAGAGCTTGTTATTTACGGACTTAAGGGAATGGCTGCTTATGCCGAACATGCTTCCAAACTTGGATTTGAAGAGGAAGATATTTATGCATTTATCCAACATGCATTGGCTGCCACTACACGTACAGACATCAGTGCCGACGAGCTGACTGCTCTTGTACTTGAAACCGGAAGTTTTGGTGTGAAGACCATGGCTCTGCTTGATAAAGCCAATACTACCAGCTATGGAAATCCTGAAGTTACCAAAGTAAATATAGGTGTAGGCAAGAACCCGGGTATCCTGATCAGCGGTCACGACCTGAAGGATATGGAAGAACTATTGGCCCAAACCGAAGGTACAGGAGTGGATGTGTATACTCACAGTGAAATGCTTCCTGCCAACTATTATCCTGCTTTCAAAAAATACAAACATTTTGTAGGTAACTATGGTAACGCATGGTGGAAACAACGTGAAGAGTTCGAATCGTTCAACGGTCCTATCCTATTCACTACAAACTGTATTGTTCCTCCATTGTCTGGTGCTTCATACAAAGATAAGGTTTACACTACCAACGCTGCTGGCTATCCTGGCTTTAAGCATGTTCCGGCTCGCAAAGAAGGTGGAACAAAAGACTTCAGTGAAATTATAGAGGTGGCCAAAAAGTGTGCTGCACCTACAGAAATAGAACATGGTGAAATTATCGGAGGATTCGCCCATAACCAGGTTATGCAATTGGCCGGTCAGGTTGTAGATGCCGTAAAATCAGGTGCTATCAAGAAGTTTGTAGTAATGGCCGGTTGCGACGGTAGAATGAAAACCCGCGATTATTATTCAGACTTTGCCACTCAGTTGCCAAAAGATAATGTAATCCTTACTGCCGGTTGCGCTAAATACCGTTACAACAAACTTCCTCTGGGAGATATTAATGGAATTCCCCGTGTACTTGATGCCGGACAATGTAACGACAGCTACTCGTTAGCACTGATCGCCTTGAAACTTAAAGAGGTATTCGAGCTACAGGACATCAATGAGTTGCCTATTGTATATAACATCGCATGGTACGAACAAAAAGCAGTTATTGTTTTATTGGCTCTGTTAAGCCTTGGTGTTAAAAATATCCATCTGGGACCAACGTTGCCTGCATTCCTTTCTCCAAACGTAGCCAATGTATTGGTAGAAAACTTCGGTATCAGCAGTATCCGTACTCCTGAAGAAGATATTAAAGAATGGATTTTGTAA
- the mscL gene encoding large-conductance mechanosensitive channel protein MscL, translating to MKLIQEFKAFAMRGNVVDMAVGIIIGAAFGKIVTSVVSDILMPVIGFFFGGASFVDLKITLKDAVLDSAGQVVTPASTLNYGNFIQVTVDFLIIAFAIFMMIQAMNKLKRKEEAAPAAPAAPPADIVLLTEIRDLLKDKK from the coding sequence ATGAAATTAATTCAGGAATTCAAAGCCTTTGCCATGCGCGGTAATGTGGTTGACATGGCAGTCGGTATCATTATTGGTGCTGCATTTGGTAAGATTGTTACATCTGTTGTTTCGGACATCCTCATGCCTGTAATCGGATTCTTCTTTGGCGGAGCCAGCTTCGTTGACCTCAAGATTACATTGAAAGATGCCGTGCTTGATTCTGCCGGCCAGGTTGTTACGCCGGCTTCTACACTTAATTACGGTAACTTCATTCAGGTTACGGTCGACTTTCTGATTATAGCATTTGCTATATTTATGATGATCCAAGCGATGAATAAATTAAAAAGAAAAGAAGAGGCTGCTCCTGCTGCCCCTGCCGCTCCTCCTGCAGACATTGTTTTGCTGACTGAAATCCGCGATTTGCTGAAAGATAAGAAATAA
- a CDS encoding HAMP domain-containing sensor histidine kinase, which yields MNIKNKLFLGIGLLVAMIVMLVVLSIVNLQVLTATEPDSPAAVPALHRALVWISIFGAACICIGVVMLAVLPGSINKPIKTLVNGIMEIADHNYNKRLDLGKYEEFAEVSDSFNRMAERLAEYQKSALTDIIQEKKYSEAIVNSIKEPILGLDKERRVLFVNDGALTVLNLKREQIIGESAYDLALKNDLLRRLIRELGQVDGNKDPLKIYADNKESFFQVKYIPIYMVPTGEKEQHYIGDVISLQNITEFKELDSAKTTFISTISHELKTPISSIMMSLKLLEDSRIGSMNDEQQMLSKSIKESTDRLLEITGELLKMTQVETGKLQLNPKITKPIELIDYAVKANRVQAERFNCHIEVEYPEKISKLFVDSEKIAWVITNLLSNAIHYTKENGRIIIGARQKDKVVELFVQDFGKGIDPRYHQSIFDRYFRVPGTKVQGSGLGLAISKDFVEAHGGTIKVDSELGKGSLFTIQFQV from the coding sequence ATGAATATTAAAAATAAGCTATTTTTAGGTATAGGTCTTCTTGTGGCAATGATTGTAATGCTGGTAGTGCTTTCAATCGTAAATCTGCAGGTGCTTACTGCTACAGAACCTGATAGTCCGGCAGCAGTGCCGGCATTGCACCGGGCATTGGTCTGGATTTCTATTTTTGGCGCAGCCTGTATATGTATCGGTGTTGTAATGTTGGCGGTGCTACCAGGTTCAATTAATAAGCCCATAAAGACTTTAGTTAATGGGATCATGGAAATAGCAGATCATAATTATAACAAAAGACTTGACTTAGGAAAGTACGAAGAATTTGCAGAGGTCTCCGATTCATTCAACAGAATGGCCGAGCGATTGGCTGAATATCAGAAAAGTGCTTTAACTGATATTATACAGGAAAAGAAATACAGCGAAGCAATTGTAAATAGTATAAAAGAGCCGATACTTGGTCTGGATAAAGAGCGAAGGGTTTTATTTGTCAACGACGGGGCACTTACTGTTTTAAATCTGAAGAGGGAACAGATTATCGGTGAGTCTGCTTACGACCTGGCATTGAAAAACGATTTGCTTCGCCGGTTGATTCGTGAACTAGGGCAGGTAGATGGCAATAAGGACCCACTAAAAATCTATGCAGATAACAAGGAAAGCTTCTTTCAGGTTAAGTATATACCAATTTATATGGTGCCCACCGGCGAAAAAGAACAACATTATATTGGCGATGTAATTTCTTTGCAAAATATAACTGAGTTTAAAGAACTTGATTCAGCGAAGACTACTTTTATCTCAACTATCAGTCATGAGCTAAAAACACCCATCTCTTCCATTATGATGAGCCTTAAGCTACTGGAAGACTCAAGGATTGGATCAATGAACGACGAACAGCAAATGCTATCCAAAAGTATAAAGGAAAGTACAGATCGCCTGTTGGAAATTACTGGAGAACTACTTAAGATGACACAAGTGGAAACAGGTAAATTGCAACTAAATCCTAAAATAACTAAACCTATCGAGCTGATTGATTATGCAGTAAAAGCAAACAGAGTTCAAGCCGAGCGATTTAATTGTCATATTGAGGTCGAATATCCCGAAAAAATTTCGAAGTTATTTGTAGATAGTGAAAAGATTGCCTGGGTGATTACGAATCTGCTTTCTAATGCGATTCATTATACAAAGGAAAATGGCCGGATTATAATCGGTGCCCGTCAGAAAGACAAAGTTGTTGAATTGTTTGTGCAGGATTTTGGAAAAGGAATTGATCCAAGATATCATCAAAGTATCTTTGACAGATATTTCCGGGTACCCGGAACCAAGGTACAAGGAAGTGGTCTGGGGCTAGCAATAAGTAAGGACTTTGTCGAAGCTCACGGTGGTACCATAAAAGTAGATAGTGAGCTGGGTAAGGGAAGTCTTTTTACAATACAGTTTCAGGTTTAA